From the genome of Naumovozyma castellii chromosome 7, complete genome:
AACACCTAAACCACTGTACGAAAAACTTTCAAGACAACAGACAATGACTGCAAGCGCACTCTCTAAAAGGAATAGTGCTTATTCTGTGGGGAGTTGCAAATCAATGAATAGAATAAAAACAGCCGAGAGTGCTAATACGACCGTATCTGCTCAAAGTATGGCTTCTGATTCTACAGCGAACTCAAATGGAATTATGGATAGATACGTGGCGCCCCATATTTTGGAGTTGACAACGAGGGAAATAGTACTTTTAAGACAGTCATGGTCCATGATGataaatgatgatatttcCACACAGGCTTTATCTGACTTTTATCATAAATTACAAAGTGAGAAGAGAATTGGAGCTACTACAAATACAAAATTAAATGTCAAGCTATCACAATTTCAACACTTATCCTCTGTCCCTCCTACAGAGAAGGAACCAAATGGCAAGGATGGCAAGTTTGAATTTAACTCTGTGGATAACGAGACAATCTCGAATTGTCTGTTTTGTACACAATTATATgagaatttgaaagtaaTGTCCCCAAacttggaaaaaaatttccCTACGATAAGACATCAGACGTATGCATTTGCTCGAATAGTAAATGAAACAATGAATCAATTAGAAAACCTAGGTGCAATGGATGATAGGTTATGTCAGTTGGGAAAGATGCATTCAAGAGTGGTAGGTGTTACACCACCAGATTTTGAACTGATGGGTGTAGTATTTATTAGAACGTTACAAGATAGGTTTGGCATTCTATTTACTtttgaattagaagagTTATGGTCCAAACTATATTCCTATTTGGCCAACTCGATAATACTTTACGGAACAGATCCGATGCTGCGGATAAAGAGAAAGGACCTTTATTCGGTTGAGAAAGAGAGTAAAGGGTTGGAATTCCCTATACCTGCAATACTTGAACCAAAAGtggaaaagaataagaagaatGCCAATAGTTCCCCCCTCCTATACGAGAAAAATGAGAACGTCGTGGACAACAAATTAACGACCGTCAAGACAGTTTCCACATCTTCCATGGCTAACGCCAAGCGGTTACA
Proteins encoded in this window:
- the NCAS0G01300 gene encoding uncharacterized protein (ancestral locus Anc_2.9), which codes for MSSRRTGSELSRGVSVDRINKQQISTELPRLSTNESGDLSSTSSSGTNSDDELDEYDGEDADDEQTPKPLYEKLSRQQTMTASALSKRNSAYSVGSCKSMNRIKTAESANTTVSAQSMASDSTANSNGIMDRYVAPHILELTTREIVLLRQSWSMMINDDISTQALSDFYHKLQSEKRIGATTNTKLNVKLSQFQHLSSVPPTEKEPNGKDGKFEFNSVDNETISNCLFCTQLYENLKVMSPNLEKNFPTIRHQTYAFARIVNETMNQLENLGAMDDRLCQLGKMHSRVVGVTPPDFELMGVVFIRTLQDRFGILFTFELEELWSKLYSYLANSIILYGTDPMLRIKRKDLYSVEKESKGLEFPIPAILEPKVEKNKKNANSSPLLYEKNENVVDNKLTTVKTVSTSSMANAKRLQGRSTVIQSRPIRGSSASKKECILM